CATTTTAACGAAAAAATTTCATATCTTTTAAATATTGTccttattaaatataattcaattaacacaacaaataatataaataacaaattcgaaaataatttatctcAATTCAGTAACCATGAAAACGATTTTATTTctaatatgaatataaattatacacccttaattaataataaatatttaccatatatttttaagacaTTTATAAGAGCTTCATTATttgattataatttaattaaaaatgaaaaattttgttttttttttgaaaatttatttacaGAATGTGTTAATTCgtatatatcattatatgaaaatcatgataaaaatattattgataATATAAAGATTGAGGAAAATAATTTGTGGGAATTACAtcctaataataataattttaaaatacaaGAAGAAAACATactaaaacaaaaaatgaataaaaaaagctTATATGAAATAAGTTCGATATGTGAATGTTTTTTTCTCCTTAAATATTttcaacaaaaaaataaaaataaaacaatcaTAATTAATACACAAATTAACATACCAAAtgatatttttgaaaataatttgtacatttttttagATCGAATTAATAGAATGTTTTTCAAcaacaaattaaataattctgATCTTAACAGACattatattcataatatattatttgaaaattatttaaatcatgaaaattatttttttaactattatttattattgagAATATTATTGCCCTTAATATTTAACAACACTCTTGAAGAATGTCTAAAAATTACGAAACAAGTTATTGCACACATTATCTCGCTAccatttgttaaaaaattattacaattaCCACCTAATATTATATCAAACTCTTCAaattatactaataatattaacaataCTGATTTAAAACTTAGTAATGAACTCATTTTTAAAAGATGGTATAAATGGGAAAATAATATCataacaataaataataaaagaaaaataagaaaaaaaataaaagaaaaaatgaatatgctTGATTTTATACAGGCAGGTGAATTCATAAGACcaacatatatctatatcttatgtttgtataaaatttcaaaatccgaatatatatttgaatatttcTTAAAAGACATTTCCAAAATTTATACCATACAATTTGAGAcagcaaaaaataaaatgacaaattttattcattcattatatgaagaaataaatataagtaCTTTTAATTATATCACTAAAAATTCACctaatttaaataaacataCACTAAAGAGcaaggaaaaaaaaacgccaatgtaatcatttttttgttgtaATTTTggtgaattttttttttgttgaattttgttattttgttattttgctattttgttgtaatttttctattttgctattttttgTGTCAAAACGCTTTTCATTATTGTTAAACAAttgttaaaattaatttttttaaaataagcTAAACAAATTCACATGGCATATTCAAAATGAATAGACGAAGtggcaaataaaaaataattaaagcACAAATTGAGGCAAATCCATAATGTAAACATTCCtgaaaactaaaaaaaaaaaaggaatataaataaattgcaATGAAATAGTttcaatttaaaatatataaaaatgtattatgcTATATAcacaattaataaatttatttttatatttttttctattattttctatttttttctgttatttttttgtctGTACATATCATATCCCAAAAATTTGTTGTAATGACATGCCAAAAAAGCCCCGCACACAAATCCTCCTATATGTCCAAAAAAATCAACAGTTGGAGAAAAacttacaaataaaaaaaatactaaaaaaatacatatattaaacatataataattttgtgcTTTCTTCGATAAATTTTTCCAAGCTAAAAATATTTCCATGATAGAACATCCAATTAATCCAAACCCACTAGTTGATGCTCCAACTGCCAATTGGCAAGGGTTGCAAATTATTGTTAATGTATTTCCAATAAATCccgataaaaaatatattaataaaaaccttttttttttatatttagtCTCAATTACTAACCCTAAAtttaaaatacatataatatttataattaaatgcCACCAATTGGCGTGCAAAAATATAGGAAATAGTAGTCTCCATAATTCTCCTTGCCTgttcacatatatatatccatacatattaatatatttttatataaaaataaaatagttaaaaatatatacactttATAAATATCACACATGTAACTAAACATTGGATATACCTATAGACTTAAACAATTacgttgtttttttttttggtttcAATAAATATGCACACAATTTTAATccaattaatataaaaaaaataataataatgaaataagtAAAAGATGGGTACTTGACAGATGGCCCGTATGTAGCCCCAAGGAACATCAAGACGTCTACATTAGGAACTGTTAGGTTTTCACTTAATAAGCAActcaatatataaattattatttggaAAAAACTAATCCACACAATAATTCTGCAAGGACATACAAAATAATcggtttttatatttgtatagcATATActatttatcattattattgctgtcattattattgctatcattattatatatgcccATTTTATTTCACTTGTTTAATACAATATTATAGACTTGCATATATTACCTATTTAGCGATATTTGAGGAAATAAAACGTcgtaaaatttattttgtgcATTTTTCTCAATCAGCTCAGTAGTCCCAGGTAACAAATTCgaattttcatcattttccgcatatttatttgacattatttgtatatatatatttgtttacttacatttatataaacataaaaaaaaaaaaatgaaaaatacaAATGTTTGTACAAAATATAGTtggatttttattattacgtttaaaaataattaatacataaaaaatattttataatttataacagctatttattatataaacttTAGTtgagtatatatttttttatgtgtgTAAAATTATGGTCTTTTGATAATagctatatatattattatttcacactattttacttttattatattagcttgtaaaaaaaaaaaaaaaacgaaaccTATAGTTCAAAgtctattaaaataattatgggATATATTCAAATACTACCTTTATTACATTCAttgttgttttatattttaatttgaaATTGTGATTACACacgaaaaacaaaattatagccaaataaaaaaaaaagtgtataTTGTGTATGTAcagttaataaaataattgtaacatggaatataatatatgcaaaaataAGCATATTCAACTTATCCTTGTTAATacaataaacatttttttttgcaaaaaattataaacaagGTTtcatatacttttttatattaaaatggatAAACAATGAGTATACCATTTTTTAATAGttccaaatatatatatatatatatatatatatatatatatatatatatagacaaTGTCTTAATCGTCCTaacattaaataatttttcgcTTAGCTATGTGTGTGCAttctttaaaaatttttgGGTTGCATATAGACAGgtcatataaattaaaaaaaactagAACAGACCAcagaatattattaaatacatTTTCCAGTAAAATAAAcatcaaaaaaaatggtaACTATATTTGTAGAATATTaataagttaaaaaaaatatgttcaaTGTCATaacaattatttattttactcATGTTTTTccttataattataataataataataaacagCTAAATGTTTatcttataaaaaaaaaaattaattaatataccttattaatcttatatttaaaaatgatttttatttacaattaTAAACACActttatagatatatttcAACATGTAGTATTAATATCCAATAAAATAAGcccaaattataatttaattgttataaaataaaattaaattttaagGTATAACTTTCCTTATTTCTATATACAATATTGTTGtatattattcaaaaaaaattatagtaataaaatatatgttaaagcatttttaattaacttaacaaaataaaatatataatattttttggggAAAAATAGTCATGTTATGTATACTTATTTGTGCATACAATACAATACAATTTTCTTGATCATTACATacacaaatataatatacaatataatatacaatatattttctttagaTTAAGTTAGTACCGATATTGCAATTGCTCTTATTTTATTCTAATTCATATAGTTTAACAAATacaaacaatatatatatatacatatatataatatttatgctTTTATAGTTTTTGCTTAATTATTCATATAACTTTATACTTttcaatataaataatatttaaaaaaaaattaaaacaagaaaacaaaaaaacTATGTGCTCATTGCtccatatataaattatttatatgtaaaagAATAATGGAATATAAATATCTCCGGAATAATATGTAATTGTGTGAATAGTTATATAAGCacaaataatgataaattttcattatcaacgataaaaatatgtgctacaataatatatatacaagcTTATTTCATAAAggtattatataatatatttcatgGGAATATTTTGTAGAGCTATTGAAAGAAAAAACCCAAAAAAAACTTTAACTAAACGTACTGCATTATTGTTTCATATTTTAAGGaatgaatattatataaaatatgcacATGTATTAAGggctttttttttcttaaaaaaaaaaaaatttattatttgtgaaaattaatatattttttattatagcAAAATACTACATTcgaacaaattatttaattataaaacaaaaaaaagtaaacACATTTATACcattttaagaaaaaatataggtaatttataataagcaaaataattatgtacacaaatttattttacataatatattaattttttatgtaatacttaaaaaaatgcattttcATCAAAACACActttattgaaaaaatttattcattttcttcattacctactacatatatattatatatatatatacatatatatattttttttcttttcttgtCATACTTGTAtagtatatacataaatatgcatagaaatgcataattaaataaataacacatatatttgttttatttttttcttcttttatcATCTCTATATAGTGGAGTTTACTTAAATAAGGCACCGAAAATgaatacaaaatatatttcttttttactATTTCTAATTCCCTTTGTTTTCAAAAATTATGTTCGATCTCATGAGGATCTTTTTAACGAACATATAACAAGCATACATGATGGAGAATTAAGTAATTTCataacaaaaaatgatatcGTACTAGTTATGTTTTACGCCCCATGGTAagaaaacataataataaaaaagaattattaatacatCGCGtagcatataataattggtagaatttcataattttttgttatttttgcTAATTTTGCTAATTTTGCTAATTTTGCTATTTTTGctaattttgttatttttgcTAATTTTGCTAATTTTGCTAATTTTTATCGTAATAGGTGTGGACATTGCAAACGATTAATCCCCGAATACAACGAAGCAGCTATTATGCTTTCTGAAAAGAAAAGTGAAATCAAATTGGCAAGTGTTGATGCCACTATTGAAAGAGGTCTTTCTCAAGAATATGGAATTACTGGATACCCAACTatgattttatttaataaaaagaataGAATAAATTATGGAGGTGGCCGAACAGCTCAAACTATTGTAGATTGGATACTTCAAATGACTGGGCCTGTATCTACAGAAATAACAGGAAATATAGAAGAtgttttaaaagaaaaaaatataaatgttgcATTTTATATGGAATACACTTCAGAAGataatgaattatttaaaatgtttaatGAAGTTGGAGATAAAAATCGTGAAATtgcaaaatattttatgaaaaaaaatgataaacataataaaatatattgttatagaaaagatgaaaaaacagtcgaatatgatgaaaaaactCCATTAAATGATTTTGTATCAATTGAATCATTTCCTTTATTTGGTGAAATTAATACAGAAAATTATAGGTTTTATGCAGAAAGCCCAAAAGAGTTAGTATGGGTATGTGCCACAGTTGAACAATAcaatgaaataaaagaagaaGTTAGATTAGCTGCTGCAGAATTAAGAAATAAAACACATTTCGTTTTGTTAAATATACCAGAATATGCTGATCATGCTAAGGCCTCATTAGGTATAAATGAATTCCCAGGTTTAGCTTATCAATCAAGTGAAGGTagatatttattaacaaatcCACAACAATCTTTAAAAAACcataaagatataatttcattttttaaagatGTTGAAGCTggaaaaattgaaaaatctCTTAAATCAGAACCAATACCAGAAGAAGATAAAAATGCAGCAGTAAAAGTTGTAGTTGGAAATTCATTTATAGATGTTGTATTAAACAGTGGAAAAGATGTACTTATAGAAATATATGCTCCATGGTGTGGACATTGTAAAAAATTAGAACCTGTTTATGAAGAACTTGgaagaaaattaaaaaaatatgatcatATAATTGTTGCTAAAATGGATGGTACACTTAATGAAACAGCACTTAAAGAATTTGAATGGTCTGGTTTCCcaactatattttttgttaaagcTGGATCAAAAATACCTTTACCATATGAAGGTGAAAGAACATTAAAAGGATTTGTTGATTTCTTAAATAAACATTCCACTAAAACTCCAATCACTATTGATGGTGTTTCACAATCTGATGAAGGATCTTCTGAAGAATTATAAGCAAATTCAATTTACTTATTTATGTGCTATATTTTTCGCAATACTTATATTGCTTTATTATGCACAtgcaaataattttttatacccgcaattttatacaaaattaaaaattacataattatatattgcgggaattatatatatgaatatatataatattatttgcattgtaaatttttttttcttcttttttcgCAACGAATTGTTTATAACTCATATATAAAGggaaattaatttttttaaataaaaaaaaatcatatttaGTTACCCCCTTCCTccatttatttataacatgTAAAAATgggttttatttttcccttttttcgTATACTTATACTGGCTCGTCAAGGGGCAATTTATCCACGTATTATCCACGTATTATCCACGTATTATCCACGTATTATCCACGTATTATCCACGTATTATCCACGTATTATCCACGTATttatccatatatatatatatatatatttacatagcgtggttttataattttttttccccATGTGTATATACACACCCTATAATTCATGTGTCACACACAATAAAATTACgttaaatatttacaaaattatataaaaacaatgaattgtatattttcatttttaaataaaaaaaaagttctTTTTGCACATGGTCAGAAACACTAAAGTACATATGCGCCACACGTGTGTGTAAATATTTCATTGTACGCATTTCCAGTCATGGCtagcgaaaaaaaaaaaaaataaaaataaaaaaaaataataaaatagtaataaaaaaaaaataataatatagtaataaaaaaaaataataatatagtaataataaaataataaaaaaaaataataaaataataaaataataataaaaaaaaaaaaaaataataaaataaagcaaTGGCTAGTTGAAATAGGGAAAACAACGGCATTACAAATTTGTCTAAAAACAATTTGTTTgtaaatggaaaaaataaaagcgTAAAATGTATTCCGATAATGAACACTTCAAACGGAAAATTATTTAGAGAATTTGTcataacataaaatatattaaaaaaatatgcgcatacatatatgtatgcatatttgcataaaaatattatggtTATTTTAAAAAGGTCACTATATATGACCTCCATTTTTTGGTTTTTCAACATAtttgcataaaaatattatggtTATTTTAAAAAGGTCACTATATATGACCTCCATTTTTCTGGCTATCCAATATATCCTTTGCACTTTTTTGAGCGACACATGCACTTGATATTTTTGTAGTTAATTCCGTAATGATATTTGAGGGGTTCATTTGGGCTTATATCTCTTGAAGAAAATACCCCAACGGATGGGTAACTATCACCTCTCCATATTGTTATAACATTAACATTAGGTTCACATGAGTGATTTAAAAACCGAGCAACgtttgaaataaataaagcaTCAATACATGGTATTTTCCAATCATCAGCATAAGTTTCATCTACTTCCGCAGtttcaataaaataattaaaatatccttttttatcatattcatGTTCCCTAGATATCATTTCTTTTCGAGTTGTAATTTCTCCTACATAATGCATAATAAGTGAATTAGCTTTTATATGGGAACATGAAACAATATCCCATCCTACATCAACAGTTTTTACAACCTTTACAGGATAATGTAAACCTTCtggaaatttatttatacattttaatGGGTCACATAAACAATTTCCTGAACATGCAGCTAAAACGTTAAAATCAttaatatcataatttttatttccatcaCAATATATTTCGTTTGTTCTTTTATGTTTCAATGCTTTACAATatccattaatatatatttcatcgaaatcttttttattataattttgaggTGTACATCCAGAACATAAAggtaataaattatatggaGGTAAtcgagaaaaaaatatggttttattaacataagTAAAATTCATAGGTGGTAAATCATTATCTACATCATTCTCAACAggaattttaaatttttctttACCAGCCGATAAATCTTCATATGGATTCCAATCATCATCAAAaggtttttttaattctatgTATGCTGATATTGCTTCTTTACTTTTGAttggtataaataaatgagcAGGTCTTTTTGCTAATTCACAATTTATAGatatttcacatttttttatcgaaatatttaaatttttcaaatttttagttcttatcattttattttcatttatttctttttcaaaACATAATGTTTCTAACATTAAAACCATTGGTAGATATTTTCCTAAACACCAAAATGGATATTTTCCTTTAagatcatttttatttgcattttgtcttcttttattttcttcttcattaggttgatatatttttattggatcattatttgtttcattttcttttatattattatctaaaacattttcatttattttagaATCTAATTCAGAATTTTTAACCTTCATTTGTTTATATTCTTTCATACATTCATCATAAATACGAACATCTGAATTTAACCATTCTGTTGCAATATTTTCagtaatacatttttttctaataaatttatatatatgattaaaattaGTAAATGCTGTagatttataatttttaatatatggtACCCTTAAAGTCataataatttcatttttaaaaaaaacgtTAATAGAAACagaatttttttcatctaaatttttttttctttcatatatattattataaaatctACAATTGCTAGGAATAAAACATTTATCCATATATAATCttttaaaaacatataatatatctcTTTTATATTCGGATGTTGAATAATCATTTACAGTGAATGCATttgctattttatatattccatCATATCTTATACCATAATTTGGaccatattttgtttttaaattattatgacgAAATATTCTTATTGGCATctgtaataaatatgaattatataatGCATTAGCATAACATTTTCTAAGACTTGATATTTTGTTActtaaaaaagataataaatattttaaaacaaaacaaTTTCCATTATCTGTAAGAATATCATTTTTAGAATTTAGTATGATAGATGATAcaatatgttcatttttatttattggatgtaaaaataaattatatgatgtatatttacataaaaaaaataaagctaTATGATAATTATGTGAAAAATGAGTATTCACTTTTATatctaatatattaaaattgctattatatattgaatCTATagttaacatatattttttttctttttcactCAATTCagttttaattatattattttgaaagttagtatgatttattttgtttattttatttacatttgtaattgaattattataattccctttattttccataatattattattattatcattttcatatataactGTATTTACATTCGTTTCATTGTTCTGAATTAGATTATTAACAtttgcattattatttaaggtgccttcaaaattatttgaaGTGTTGTCTTGTAAAATTCGAGAATTGTTATTAGAATATTGTATTCCTTCATTAGCGTTACTAGCCACCATGTTTTCGTTATTTTGGGTTCTAACACTATTATCTGCATCTATGATCCCAGTAGCATTacaattgttattattattattattattattattattattattattcgaAACGGAACCAGGCTGCAAACAATTGGTATTGGCGTTGAATTGATGTGAACCCTCAACATTAGATGCATCAATTTCTCTACTTTTGTCATTTAAATATCCAGAACCATTATGATTACCAATATAGTTATAAGGCTTTGtattaacattattattgtattGTTTCAtttcttgtttttttttattaagttcattattttctatcaacattttataattatttttaatccTTTCCAAAAGCATTATACTTAcattttctaattttattaCATCTTCGGTACAACTCTCATCtggatttatattttttcttcttcttcttcttctttttcttccaattttttcatttccttTTTCTATACTTTTTTGTATTTTGGTTTTTTTGGATATTCGCCTTCTTCTTCGTCGTCTTTTTATTAATGCCATGGGATTACAAAATACTCCTTCATCTTTAATTAAAGATCCgttattatttccattatttatAGAACATCCTGTTTTTGTTAGATtcatttcatttatataattattttctttttcttcttttgtACTTCGTCttcttaaaattattttttttttatattccatatttccttcattttttattccgTTTTTTTCTACACCTATTACATTATCATCTTTAATAATtccattattttcttcatcacaTTTTTCACTATCCTTTATATTTACATCATTTTCACATTCATTATTAGATGCATTTTCTATACCATTTGGTTCCTCTATTTTGCATTTGACTTTGTTATCTGTagtataatatgataaagAGGGTTCATTATTAGTGTTGTTATTGTTATCAGCTTCTAGGCAGGTTTCATTGCTAGAACCTATATTAATGACATCATTATAAtttagtttattttttacaaataacaaatttatttCTTCGTTTTTATCTTGCCCATTACTAGCTTGCCCATTACCAGCTTGAACCATTTCTTTATCTGCATCTGTCGAATCAATatttagtttattataatcatctATAATTTCTggattattttctttatcacTATGATTGCTACCCTTATCAGAACATATCACTACCCTTCTTTTTTTAGTATCAcaatcaaaattattttcaccaTCCCTTTCACCATCTCTTTCACCATCTCTTTCATCATCTCTTTCACCATCCTTTTTATCTCCATTTTTATCTCCATTTTTATCTCcatttttatcttcatttttgGGAATTGCCACATCAaaatcatcattattttctcCAGTTTTAGAAACGTCTATTTgctcattttcattatttttcatacttgtaatatcataataatttgaattttctctttttataatatttttaaaattatatttattgttaCTATTCCTAGTTctgtttatttttacatctatcatatttacattattttctatatcattattttcgtCATTTATTTgatctatattattttttgataatttattatccaagttattaatattttcttgataagatatattttcttcgtCTAactcattttcttttttatttaaatttttttttttttttttttcaataaaattATCTTGTTTATCTTTGATTATTTCATCAGTAgatttttcttcttttataattttattttcattttctttagcAATTAATTTATATCCCCATTTACCTCTtcttctttttattatttttttcgaatCAATATCATTAagttcattattttcatatttataattaccATATAGAtaagatttatttttaagacTTTTCCGACCTCttctttttcctttttctttttttataacaatttCTTTTGTTTTTCGTCTTCCCCttccttttatttttccttcTCTTCGATTtctattactattattattattatcttcatCTATTCCATTATTTTGATCCATttcaattatattatcataagTTTTATTTGGttgtacattttttttagcaaattttatattatgtatattaaaataataagaattaataaaatcaaTAGCTGttaatttatctttattcatatttctataataattattaaacaTAGATAATATTATTGAATGTGTATCTAATAAATTATCTTTAATTCTCCAACTTGACATTCCATTTCCttctatacatatatttttattttgcatttgaaaatataatcttaaatttttaaataaacaaaaagtatatattaattttaaagaaCTTTTTAAAGTGGTTATATcataagaaaataaattatataacataaattGTTCAATTGAAGAATCTTTACtagatattatatttttaaaattaaatctttcaccatttattttttttactaaattTAATAATCCTCCTTCTTCTTCAATAGTTAAATATCTTTTAGCAGCATTACAAATAAACcccatattatatttttggtcaaatattattattattttttttaaattttcatttttaatagaATTTGATAATGTACTACTTTCGCTTGTATTATCATCatccatttttaaaaaaaaatgtttagatatttttatattagacattttattaatcATATTATCTAAAGTGTTATATTCATCTTCATAtccataataatatatgctattattatttttattaccattattattaccattattattgtcattattattatcattattgttatttttttcatatatgaTTGGCATATTGCGTTTTccaattctatattttatatttccattatttgCCAATACAGATTGAGATCTTTTTCTTCTTATTCcttttttgttttcattTGCATTacctttttttaattttctttttcgtCTCCTCCTTCTGCCTGGTtgtttattatcattttcaaaCTTAATCGGAgaatattcttttatttcgcccacattattattattattatcacaatCTTTATGAGTTTCCTTTTCTTTTTCGTTCAAAATAGATAATTGGTTACTATGATTTATACTGTTGCTATCATTTATTGTTATTggagtattatttttaagtcCATGTGCATCTATAATGttgtcattttttatatttgtattgtCTTTAACAATATTTGAATCAGTGGGGTTAGAAggaatataattattactataaataacactactattattatcataaattCTTAGAAACCCATTTTCATTTCTTAGGCAATTCTTTTCTCTTCGCCCCCTTTTACGAGCAACTTTGACATtgccattattactattattactattattattactattattgttactattattattgtttgtaTGTATTgaattttcttcttttttattttcatcattattgtTCGATTGAaaatttttcttcattatttttaaacccatttttt
This genomic window from Plasmodium yoelii strain 17X genome assembly, chromosome: 7 contains:
- a CDS encoding protein disulfide isomerase, putative, whose product is MNTKYISFLLFLIPFVFKNYVRSHEDLFNEHITSIHDGELSNFITKNDIVLVMFYAPWCGHCKRLIPEYNEAAIMLSEKKSEIKLASVDATIERGLSQEYGITGYPTMILFNKKNRINYGGGRTAQTIVDWILQMTGPVSTEITGNIEDVLKEKNINVAFYMEYTSEDNELFKMFNEVGDKNREIAKYFMKKNDKHNKIYCYRKDEKTVEYDEKTPLNDFVSIESFPLFGEINTENYRFYAESPKELVWVCATVEQYNEIKEEVRLAAAELRNKTHFVLLNIPEYADHAKASLGINEFPGLAYQSSEGRYLLTNPQQSLKNHKDIISFFKDVEAGKIEKSLKSEPIPEEDKNAAVKVVVGNSFIDVVLNSGKDVLIEIYAPWCGHCKKLEPVYEELGRKLKKYDHIIVAKMDGTLNETALKEFEWSGFPTIFFVKAGSKIPLPYEGERTLKGFVDFLNKHSTKTPITIDGVSQSDEGSSEEL
- a CDS encoding rhomboid protease ROM3, putative; translated protein: MSNKYAENDENSNLLPGTTELIEKNAQNKFYDVLFPQISLNRIIVWISFFQIIIYILSCLLSENLTVPNVDVLMFLGATYGPSVKQGELWRLLFPIFLHANWWHLIINIICILNLGLVIETKYKKKRFLLIYFLSGFIGNTLTIICNPCQLAVGASTSGFGLIGCSIMEIFLAWKNLSKKAQNYYMFNICIFLVFFLFVSFSPTVDFFGHIGGFVCGAFLACHYNKFLGYDIFQECLHYGFASICALIIFYLPLRLFILNMPCEFV